From a single Acidobacteriota bacterium genomic region:
- a CDS encoding RidA family protein: protein MKVISTEKAPGAIGPYSQAIVANGMVFCSGQIPIDPATGDFVSEDVSEQTEQVFKNLSAVLEAAGASLESVVKTTVFLADMNDFAAMNEVYGRYFDTNKPARATVQAARLPRDARVEIECIALV from the coding sequence ATGAAGGTGATCTCGACAGAAAAAGCACCCGGCGCTATCGGGCCATATTCGCAGGCGATCGTTGCAAATGGAATGGTCTTTTGCTCGGGCCAGATACCGATCGATCCGGCAACCGGAGATTTTGTTTCCGAGGATGTCAGCGAACAGACCGAGCAGGTTTTCAAGAATCTGAGTGCGGTGCTCGAGGCTGCCGGCGCGTCGCTTGAGAGCGTGGTCAAGACGACCGTCTTTCTCGCGGATATGAATGACTTTGCGGCGATGAACGAGGTTTACGGCCGATATTTTGATACGAACAAACCGGCACGGGCGACGGTACAGGCGGCGCGGCTGCCGCGTGATGCCCGCGTTGAGATCGAGTGCATTGCACTCGTTTAG
- a CDS encoding TonB family protein, with protein sequence MLDQLVESASHSQENRRKSGLLLTTFVILSTVLLSSWVYSLFAKDYGMGGDELSLQTLVAPPVVEEPPKPEPEEKPKDAQKDPNVDIRKEIIASMTETPPKPPDKVSTTRNEIPPRDPNRLTIQGDRNYTATNPLPPDYKGPVNTQGTGSDSGRPGGGGNEERGGPPPPPPPKPPPPAKPISGGVLNGKARSLPKPAYPPAARAVRASGPVQVQVVIDESGNVISASAVSGHPLLRQAAAGAARGAKFSPTMLSGQPVKVQGYHHL encoded by the coding sequence ATGTTAGACCAATTAGTAGAATCAGCCAGCCATTCCCAAGAGAATCGGCGCAAGAGCGGACTGCTGCTCACGACCTTCGTGATACTTTCAACGGTATTGCTTAGCTCGTGGGTTTACAGCCTCTTCGCGAAGGATTATGGAATGGGAGGCGACGAACTTTCGCTCCAGACTCTGGTAGCTCCGCCGGTGGTCGAAGAACCGCCGAAGCCGGAACCGGAGGAAAAGCCGAAAGACGCACAGAAAGACCCGAACGTTGATATCCGCAAGGAGATCATCGCGAGCATGACCGAAACTCCGCCGAAACCGCCGGATAAGGTCAGCACGACGCGAAACGAAATTCCGCCGCGTGACCCGAATCGTCTTACGATCCAGGGCGACCGGAACTACACGGCAACGAACCCGCTTCCGCCGGACTACAAGGGTCCTGTGAACACGCAGGGAACCGGAAGCGACAGCGGCCGTCCGGGTGGAGGAGGAAATGAAGAACGAGGTGGACCGCCGCCGCCCCCGCCGCCGAAGCCGCCGCCACCAGCAAAGCCGATCTCGGGCGGTGTTCTTAACGGTAAGGCGCGCAGCCTTCCGAAGCCGGCGTATCCGCCGGCAGCCCGTGCTGTTCGAGCCTCGGGTCCCGTTCAGGTTCAGGTGGTCATCGATGAAAGTGGTAATGTGATCTCGGCAAGCGCCGTTAGCGGTCATCCGCTTCTTCGTCAGGCCGCCGCTGGTGCCGCTCGCGGAGCGAAGTTTAGCCCGACGATGCTTTCCGGGCAGCCGGTCAAGGTGCAGGGGTATCATCACCTATAA
- a CDS encoding biopolymer transporter ExbD: MGAKVGGTDELNSEINVTPMVDVMLVLLIIFMIVTPLLNEGVAVNLPKDMATPVEDAEITKDTSVVITIPDNSNFYVGKDPFPLENLAEKIQTMMRDKAPDKRIVYIKAGIEVDYGTVVQAIDVIRKQDIDKIGLVADRKKGGEGSEGS; this comes from the coding sequence ATGGGTGCAAAAGTCGGTGGAACCGATGAACTCAATTCGGAGATCAACGTGACCCCAATGGTGGACGTCATGCTGGTGCTGCTGATCATCTTCATGATCGTCACACCGCTGCTCAACGAGGGTGTCGCCGTCAATCTTCCGAAGGATATGGCCACTCCGGTCGAGGACGCCGAGATAACGAAAGATACTTCGGTCGTTATCACGATCCCGGACAACAGCAACTTCTATGTCGGCAAGGACCCGTTTCCGCTCGAGAATTTGGCGGAAAAGATCCAGACGATGATGCGGGACAAAGCTCCCGATAAGCGCATCGTTTATATCAAGGCCGGTATTGAGGTTGATTATGGAACGGTCGTTCAGGCGATCGATGTCATCCGCAAGCAGGATATCGATAAGATCGGCCTGGTCGCTGACCGCAAGAAAGGCGGTGAAGGCAGCGAAGGGAGCTAG
- a CDS encoding biopolymer transporter ExbD produces the protein MSSGGSKDGATPNINVTPLIDVLLVLLIIFMVITPLKPSRFEAKVPAEPKNQQNQEVKPNPLTLVVAIRRTSREILLNNEAFGTVDEPERLTERLKAIFAERETNNVRREDSNEIEKTVFIKAPTLVRYGDVVKVIDAVKLAGSEPVGLQIDDLTAE, from the coding sequence ATGTCATCCGGTGGTTCGAAAGACGGAGCCACACCAAACATTAACGTAACTCCGCTGATCGACGTTCTGCTCGTTCTGCTCATCATCTTCATGGTCATCACGCCGCTCAAGCCGAGCCGGTTTGAGGCCAAGGTTCCGGCGGAACCGAAGAATCAGCAGAATCAGGAGGTCAAGCCGAACCCGCTTACACTTGTTGTCGCGATCAGGCGGACGTCCCGCGAGATCCTGCTCAACAATGAAGCGTTTGGCACGGTCGATGAACCGGAACGGCTCACGGAGCGGCTTAAGGCGATTTTTGCCGAAAGAGAAACGAATAACGTCCGGCGTGAGGACAGCAACGAGATCGAAAAGACCGTATTCATCAAAGCACCGACACTTGTTCGGTACGGCGATGTCGTAAAGGTCATTGACGCGGTCAAGTTGGCCGGGTCCGAACCGGTCGGATTGCAGATCGACGATCTTACAGCAGAATAA
- a CDS encoding 50S ribosomal protein L28 codes for MAKRCDICGKGPQFGNNVSHANNKTRRRFNPNLQNVRVQMPAGGNARAKVCTRCIKSGKIVKAA; via the coding sequence ATGGCAAAAAGATGCGACATATGCGGCAAGGGCCCGCAATTCGGAAACAACGTTTCGCACGCGAACAACAAAACGCGTCGTCGGTTCAACCCAAATCTTCAGAACGTTCGTGTTCAGATGCCGGCCGGCGGAAACGCTCGGGCGAAGGTCTGCACACGCTGCATTAAGTCTGGAAAGATCGTTAAAGCTGCTTAA
- a CDS encoding bifunctional (p)ppGpp synthetase/guanosine-3',5'-bis(diphosphate) 3'-pyrophosphohydrolase, with protein sequence MIRIDDVIEKVEHNRPSSNIDLIRRAYLFSALHHKGQTRASGEPYLVHPLAVANILADLRLDETSVATGLLHDVVEDTLVDLDTIRSYFGDEITSLVDGLTKIAQISNLSKEKQQAENVRKMVLAMVTDVRVVLIKLADRLHNMRTMQFLKPEKRARIAQETLDIYAPIAHRLGMGKIRGELEDLSFQNLYPVEYERLSKEVEIRRPDLEAALSRITSTIEERLKVNDVPYIKVEGRVKRLFSLWKKLKKQKIAIEQVYDLIAARVITENQKKNCYLALSVIHDTWTPVPERFKDWIAIPRDNLYQSLHTSVIGDGGQPFEVQIRTQEMHQIAEEGVAAHWKYKEKRLGSAEDDESLEELRRTVEKLLLPLVETTNENPDSEDFIESLKLDLFPKDVYAFTPMGKVIQLPRGATPLDFAYAIHSEVGDTCTGAKINSRIVPLKTELQNGDVVEILTTSNSKPSRDWLTFVVTSKARNRIRHWITEQQRSESIDLGRKLLEKEADRFRVAPKKLIGNDDAMKRIANEYGLGRAEDLLASIGYGKTLPRNVLAKYLGPEKFAELDPERRKETRLETGMKAVKKFIGLGEDAIVVKGVDNLLTTRARCCNPIRGEDIIGYISLGKGIVVHSKRCKNVKQLMINRERIVEVEWAKIEKEEVQSVRLLVTTENRTGMLAGITNAIAEIKTGIRDASASVSRSDQGLIEVTVEVFDKRHLDRVISSVEGVPGVLAVERMNAS encoded by the coding sequence ATGATCCGCATCGATGACGTCATTGAAAAGGTAGAGCACAACCGCCCGAGCTCGAATATCGATCTGATCCGGCGGGCTTATCTTTTCTCTGCGCTTCATCATAAAGGCCAAACCCGTGCCTCCGGCGAGCCTTATCTGGTTCACCCGCTTGCAGTTGCCAATATCCTCGCCGATCTCCGGCTCGATGAGACCAGCGTCGCGACCGGCCTGCTCCACGATGTCGTCGAGGATACTCTCGTCGACCTTGACACCATTCGCAGCTATTTTGGCGACGAGATCACCTCGCTCGTTGATGGCCTGACAAAGATCGCACAGATCAGCAATCTCTCGAAAGAGAAGCAGCAGGCCGAGAACGTTCGCAAGATGGTCCTCGCGATGGTGACGGACGTCCGGGTCGTGCTGATCAAGTTGGCAGACCGCCTGCATAACATGCGGACGATGCAGTTCCTCAAGCCCGAGAAGCGAGCCCGCATCGCCCAGGAAACGCTTGATATCTACGCCCCGATCGCCCATCGGCTCGGAATGGGTAAGATCCGAGGCGAGCTCGAAGACCTTTCTTTCCAGAATCTTTATCCGGTCGAATACGAGCGGCTTTCTAAGGAAGTAGAGATCCGCCGCCCCGACCTCGAGGCCGCACTTTCCCGCATCACCTCGACCATTGAGGAACGCCTTAAAGTGAATGACGTGCCGTACATCAAGGTCGAAGGCCGTGTGAAACGTCTTTTTTCGCTCTGGAAAAAGCTCAAGAAGCAAAAGATCGCCATCGAACAGGTCTATGACCTGATCGCGGCCCGCGTCATTACCGAAAATCAGAAGAAGAATTGCTATCTCGCCCTGAGCGTCATCCACGATACATGGACACCCGTCCCGGAGCGCTTCAAAGATTGGATCGCCATACCGCGTGATAACCTCTACCAGTCGCTCCACACGTCCGTGATCGGCGATGGCGGCCAACCCTTTGAGGTTCAGATCCGGACGCAGGAGATGCACCAGATCGCCGAGGAGGGCGTTGCAGCCCACTGGAAGTACAAGGAAAAGCGGCTCGGCTCGGCCGAGGACGACGAAAGCCTCGAAGAACTCCGCCGGACGGTCGAAAAGCTTCTGCTTCCGCTGGTCGAGACGACGAACGAGAATCCGGATTCGGAGGATTTTATCGAGTCGCTCAAGCTCGATCTTTTCCCCAAGGACGTTTATGCCTTTACGCCGATGGGGAAGGTCATTCAGCTTCCGCGCGGAGCGACGCCGCTCGATTTCGCCTATGCGATCCACTCCGAGGTCGGCGATACCTGCACCGGTGCGAAGATCAATAGCCGGATCGTTCCGCTTAAGACCGAGCTGCAGAACGGCGATGTGGTCGAGATCCTGACCACTTCGAACTCAAAACCCTCGCGCGACTGGCTGACCTTCGTTGTTACGTCCAAGGCACGCAACCGCATCCGCCATTGGATCACCGAGCAGCAGCGGTCCGAGTCCATCGACCTCGGCCGTAAATTGCTTGAAAAAGAAGCCGACCGCTTTAGGGTCGCACCGAAAAAACTCATCGGGAATGATGATGCGATGAAGCGTATCGCCAATGAATACGGCCTCGGCCGGGCCGAAGACCTTCTAGCCTCGATCGGCTACGGCAAGACGCTTCCGAGGAATGTCCTCGCAAAGTATCTCGGGCCTGAAAAATTTGCGGAGCTCGACCCCGAACGGCGAAAGGAAACGCGACTTGAGACAGGCATGAAGGCCGTCAAAAAGTTCATCGGGCTCGGCGAGGATGCGATCGTCGTAAAAGGCGTCGATAATCTGCTTACGACCCGTGCAAGGTGCTGCAATCCGATCCGCGGCGAGGATATCATTGGCTACATCTCGCTCGGCAAGGGCATCGTCGTCCACAGCAAACGCTGCAAGAATGTAAAGCAGTTGATGATCAACCGGGAGCGGATCGTCGAGGTCGAATGGGCAAAGATCGAAAAAGAAGAGGTCCAGTCCGTCCGTCTTCTTGTTACGACCGAGAACCGCACAGGTATGCTTGCCGGCATCACAAATGCGATCGCCGAGATCAAGACCGGCATCCGGGATGCCTCGGCGAGCGTTTCCCGATCCGACCAGGGACTTATCGAGGTGACGGTTGAGGTATTCGATAAACGCCATCTCGACCGCGTCATCTCCTCGGTCGAGGGAGTCCCCGGCGTACTTGCGGTGGAAAGAATGAATGCCTCCTAA
- a CDS encoding SurA N-terminal domain-containing protein → MIEKGYFKGVLSKVQISKFRLGLAAVVAVTGVFLSACGGSGTANGPSGDPNVVAAKVNGKDIKLEEVEKGIKAQAQGAEANLSPLELASARLQVLEQLIQTEVMFQRAEKELTVPTEDEVTAEMNKRRTASNLSAEEFQKQMTAAGETEESWRQNVRKEMALSKLQEKITGKVEAPKDSEIEAFFNGNREQFKNKRGAQLAAIVIDPANSGQGDTTTTDQEAQLRAKEVGQRALSGADFATLAREFSEDFDTRARGGDWRYFTEQEMTQVFGQGVAAFVMGQMQNGQIVPQAIPFEGRYLIIKLQRKVEKDEDRTLESPEVRPQITQLLINARKNLLWQSYMAIALNEARIENLLARKVVDNPNELSGARQAPVATPADANTNTANANANTPSNANAAANAPANAAANSGSANTANANAANANANR, encoded by the coding sequence ATGATTGAAAAAGGATATTTCAAAGGAGTACTTTCGAAAGTGCAAATTTCCAAGTTTCGTTTAGGTTTGGCCGCCGTTGTGGCGGTCACCGGCGTTTTTCTTTCGGCATGCGGTGGTTCCGGTACGGCCAATGGCCCGAGCGGCGATCCAAATGTGGTCGCTGCTAAGGTCAATGGCAAGGATATCAAGCTCGAAGAGGTTGAAAAGGGCATTAAGGCACAGGCACAGGGTGCCGAGGCCAACCTTTCGCCGCTTGAGCTTGCTTCGGCAAGGCTTCAGGTGCTTGAGCAGCTGATCCAGACCGAAGTGATGTTCCAGCGTGCTGAAAAGGAACTGACCGTCCCGACCGAGGACGAGGTTACGGCAGAGATGAACAAACGCCGAACGGCGAGCAACCTCTCGGCCGAAGAGTTTCAAAAACAGATGACCGCCGCCGGTGAGACCGAAGAGAGCTGGCGACAGAACGTACGCAAGGAAATGGCACTCTCCAAGCTCCAGGAGAAAATAACCGGCAAGGTCGAGGCCCCGAAAGACAGCGAGATCGAGGCCTTCTTTAACGGCAACCGCGAGCAGTTCAAGAACAAACGTGGTGCACAGCTCGCAGCGATCGTCATCGACCCCGCGAACAGCGGTCAGGGCGATACGACGACCACCGACCAGGAAGCTCAACTTCGGGCCAAAGAGGTCGGCCAGCGTGCCTTGAGCGGTGCCGATTTTGCAACTCTTGCTCGTGAATTCAGCGAGGACTTCGATACACGTGCCCGCGGCGGCGACTGGCGGTATTTTACCGAGCAAGAGATGACGCAGGTCTTTGGCCAGGGCGTTGCCGCCTTCGTGATGGGCCAGATGCAGAATGGCCAGATCGTCCCGCAGGCGATCCCGTTCGAGGGCCGTTACCTTATCATCAAGCTGCAGCGTAAGGTCGAGAAGGATGAGGACCGCACGCTTGAGAGCCCCGAGGTTCGGCCGCAGATCACGCAGTTGCTTATCAACGCACGCAAGAATTTGTTATGGCAATCGTACATGGCGATTGCACTTAACGAGGCACGCATCGAGAATCTGCTGGCCCGAAAGGTCGTTGATAATCCCAACGAGCTGAGCGGTGCCCGCCAGGCTCCGGTAGCGACTCCGGCCGATGCCAATACGAACACGGCAAACGCAAACGCGAATACGCCATCGAATGCGAACGCGGCAGCAAACGCTCCGGCAAATGCGGCAGCGAACTCGGGCTCGGCGAATACTGCAAACGCCAACGCGGCGAACGCAAACGCCAATCGATAA
- the secF gene encoding protein translocase subunit SecF, whose amino-acid sequence MFQFFTELKVDWMGLRKPFVFISIAILLAGLISAAGRQLTDGGSSAFNLGVDFQGGTVLTVKFREKPTADAVRSALNSVGIGEAVIQDSTDKPDEKLIKIPIIEGQEAAAPPPAPEANANANTQAGTTAGGTQVEIGRAQVKRALDTFGKEAAPEQSLEQDAAAAYKIVGTDSVGPVAGEQLRDAAVIATLLGMVGILLFIAFRYDWTYAAGAVIAVFHDVLVTLAFFTVFQWEVSLTVLAAMLTLVGFSVNDSIVIFDRIRENMNLNRTDSVYKLTNQSINQTMSRTIVTNGLTFLAVLALVLFGGEVLRTFSLALLVGSIVGTYSTIAIASPIALWWQSKIGRAEMKDVTPDKTSGEKLASASRRSVARRPVTR is encoded by the coding sequence ATGTTTCAATTTTTTACTGAACTAAAAGTTGACTGGATGGGCCTTCGCAAGCCCTTCGTCTTTATCTCGATCGCGATCTTGCTTGCGGGTTTGATCTCTGCTGCTGGCCGGCAATTGACCGACGGCGGCTCTAGCGCGTTCAACCTTGGTGTTGATTTTCAGGGCGGAACGGTCCTGACCGTGAAGTTTCGCGAAAAGCCGACCGCCGATGCGGTCCGAAGTGCTCTCAACAGCGTTGGCATCGGCGAAGCGGTAATTCAGGATTCGACCGACAAACCGGACGAAAAGCTGATCAAGATACCGATCATCGAAGGCCAGGAGGCCGCCGCCCCGCCACCCGCTCCGGAAGCGAACGCCAATGCGAACACCCAGGCAGGCACAACCGCCGGCGGAACGCAGGTCGAGATCGGCCGGGCGCAGGTAAAGAGGGCCCTGGATACTTTTGGCAAGGAAGCAGCCCCGGAACAGAGCCTTGAGCAGGACGCTGCGGCCGCGTACAAGATCGTCGGAACCGATTCGGTCGGGCCCGTTGCCGGCGAACAGCTCCGCGACGCCGCGGTCATTGCAACGTTGCTCGGCATGGTCGGGATTCTGCTTTTCATTGCGTTTCGTTACGACTGGACCTATGCGGCCGGTGCCGTTATCGCGGTGTTCCACGACGTTCTCGTAACACTGGCATTCTTTACGGTCTTTCAATGGGAGGTCAGCCTCACGGTGCTCGCCGCGATGCTTACGCTCGTCGGTTTCTCGGTCAATGACTCTATCGTCATCTTTGACCGCATCCGCGAGAACATGAACCTAAATCGGACCGATTCGGTCTATAAGCTGACGAATCAATCGATCAACCAAACGATGTCGCGAACGATCGTCACCAACGGGTTGACGTTCCTCGCCGTTCTCGCTCTCGTGCTTTTCGGTGGCGAGGTGCTCCGGACCTTCTCGCTTGCACTTCTCGTTGGCTCGATAGTCGGTACTTATTCGACCATCGCCATCGCCAGCCCGATCGCCCTCTGGTGGCAGAGCAAGATCGGCCGGGCCGAGATGAAGGACGTGACCCCGGACAAAACGAGCGGCGAAAAGCTCGCCTCCGCCTCGCGCCGTTCGGTAGCGCGTAGGCCGGTGACTCGGTAG
- the secD gene encoding protein translocase subunit SecD: MNTKSLKVRTLIILAVTLAGIYFVFGPRRTPTGADFTWTGIKANLEQNISLGLDLKGGTHLVMRVKTDDYLKTLTENNAQAALTAAQDAKLPVAGSNVVAADGTYEITLNLGPDAQGAAVAEEVKKKVDFFNWSEDVSATAVTWSLPSTVQTNLKNQAVEQALRIIESRINAFGVKEPTLQRHGAEASAQILLQMPGVEDPERVKKLIGADSNLMLMKIVSPPNPSPVQTYPSREAALQSVGGALPPNRQILPYAERDALPGADGAQPPPSFVVVEYPPVVDGSELRDASAVSRTGNEGDYQISFSFKPAGAQKFGEWTGRNIGNYMAVVLNDEVKSAAYIRSQIFDQGEISGQFTKTTAEDLALTLRSGALPAKIEYLEERTVGPSLGADSIAAGVRASLGGLAFIILFMLFYYRASGVNALVALVLNMLLTGAALVMFGATLTLPGIAGFILGIGMAVDANVLVFERIREELRAGVPVSKAIWNGFDRAFITIVDSNVTTIISSLILYLYGSGPIRGFAVTLILALLINLFTAVFVSRTIFGWLLSRNPEPKSLSI, encoded by the coding sequence CTAAAGGGCGGTACGCATCTCGTAATGCGTGTCAAGACGGACGATTACCTCAAGACCCTGACCGAGAATAACGCCCAGGCCGCACTTACCGCCGCTCAGGACGCAAAGCTTCCGGTGGCCGGCAGCAATGTTGTTGCCGCGGACGGGACTTACGAGATAACGCTAAACCTCGGGCCTGATGCCCAGGGAGCAGCCGTCGCCGAAGAGGTCAAGAAGAAGGTCGATTTCTTCAATTGGTCTGAGGACGTTTCTGCAACTGCCGTTACCTGGTCGTTGCCCTCGACCGTCCAGACGAACCTCAAGAATCAGGCCGTCGAACAGGCACTGAGGATCATTGAGAGCCGTATCAACGCATTTGGTGTTAAGGAGCCGACCCTTCAGCGGCACGGTGCCGAAGCTTCGGCACAGATCCTCTTACAAATGCCGGGCGTCGAAGACCCCGAACGTGTTAAGAAACTGATCGGTGCGGATTCGAACCTGATGCTGATGAAGATCGTCAGCCCGCCGAACCCGTCGCCTGTCCAAACATATCCGTCTCGCGAGGCCGCTCTCCAGTCGGTTGGTGGAGCATTGCCCCCGAACCGCCAGATCTTGCCGTATGCCGAGCGTGATGCGCTGCCCGGAGCTGATGGGGCTCAGCCGCCGCCAAGTTTTGTGGTCGTTGAATATCCGCCGGTCGTGGACGGCAGCGAGCTTCGCGATGCCTCGGCCGTGTCGCGGACTGGCAACGAAGGCGATTACCAGATCTCGTTCTCATTCAAGCCGGCCGGTGCCCAAAAGTTCGGCGAATGGACAGGCCGCAACATCGGAAACTACATGGCCGTTGTTCTTAACGACGAGGTGAAATCGGCCGCCTACATTCGCTCGCAGATATTTGATCAGGGCGAAATTTCCGGGCAGTTTACAAAGACGACCGCCGAGGACCTTGCTTTAACACTTCGCTCCGGTGCACTACCGGCTAAGATCGAATACCTTGAAGAGCGAACTGTCGGGCCGAGCCTCGGTGCCGATTCGATCGCGGCAGGCGTTCGGGCCTCATTAGGCGGCCTGGCGTTTATCATTCTGTTCATGCTCTTTTATTACAGGGCATCCGGAGTAAACGCCCTTGTTGCACTGGTTCTGAATATGCTTCTTACCGGAGCTGCCTTAGTAATGTTTGGGGCAACCTTGACCCTTCCGGGCATTGCAGGCTTTATCCTTGGCATCGGCATGGCTGTCGATGCGAACGTGCTTGTTTTTGAGCGAATTCGTGAAGAGCTGCGGGCCGGAGTTCCGGTTTCAAAGGCCATCTGGAACGGATTTGACCGGGCGTTCATCACCATCGTTGATTCGAACGTCACGACGATCATTTCTTCGCTCATTCTATATCTTTACGGCTCGGGCCCGATCCGTGGATTTGCCGTGACGCTCATTTTGGCGTTGCTTATCAACCTGTTTACGGCAGTATTCGTTTCGCGGACCATCTTCGGATGGCTCTTGAGCCGCAACCCGGAACCGAAGTCTTTGAGTATTTGA
- a CDS encoding MotA/TolQ/ExbB proton channel family protein, with product MTLIASLLGSDFSAALLFFAGQMSFGIYDIVKSLTIPGWVVIFVLLVQSVYLIAVGIERWLTYNKAKQQSRAYAPKVAQALKNSNIDEAINISDKHKDSHLAMVVSSGLKEFSAHLGNEEITADQMEASKRALERAIAVKTAELKRGLSGLATVGSTAPFVGLFGTVVGIISAFVALAQAETAGIAAVGGAIAEALVATAFGIGVAVPAVWMFNYFTNKVTSFSVEMENSASELVDYFIRQRTKRLHG from the coding sequence ATGACTTTAATCGCAAGCCTGCTGGGTAGCGACTTCTCAGCCGCTCTGCTTTTCTTCGCCGGCCAAATGAGTTTCGGCATATATGACATCGTCAAGAGTTTGACGATCCCGGGTTGGGTAGTTATTTTCGTGCTGCTCGTCCAGTCAGTTTATCTTATTGCCGTCGGCATCGAACGCTGGCTCACCTACAACAAAGCAAAGCAGCAGTCGCGGGCATATGCCCCGAAGGTCGCTCAGGCTTTGAAGAACAGCAATATCGACGAAGCGATCAACATCAGCGACAAGCACAAGGATTCGCACCTCGCGATGGTCGTTTCAAGCGGCCTCAAAGAGTTCAGTGCTCACCTTGGCAATGAAGAGATCACCGCTGACCAGATGGAAGCTTCGAAGCGTGCCCTTGAGCGGGCGATCGCCGTCAAGACCGCCGAACTCAAGCGCGGCCTTTCGGGCCTCGCAACGGTCGGTTCGACCGCACCGTTCGTCGGCCTCTTCGGAACGGTCGTCGGCATCATCTCGGCGTTCGTTGCACTCGCTCAGGCCGAAACGGCCGGTATCGCAGCGGTCGGCGGCGCTATCGCAGAGGCCCTTGTCGCTACGGCCTTCGGTATCGGTGTGGCAGTTCCGGCCGTTTGGATGTTCAACTACTTCACCAACAAGGTGACGAGCTTCAGCGTCGAAATGGAAAACTCGGCTTCGGAACTCGTTGACTACTTCATCCGCCAGCGCACCAAGCGTCTGCACGGCTAG